Proteins found in one Primulina eburnea isolate SZY01 chromosome 16, ASM2296580v1, whole genome shotgun sequence genomic segment:
- the LOC140817093 gene encoding uncharacterized protein, producing MAIHLRLIRTAWHVVIILPLFLNSVAHCKTLKRDVKALNEIKASLGWRVVYAWVGDDPCGDGDLPPWSGVTCSIVSGSDYRVVTELEVYAVSLVGPFPIAVTNLVDLTRLDLHNNKLTGSIPSQIGRLKHLKILNLRWNKFQDAIPPEIGELKQLTHLYLSFNNFKGEIPKELANLPELRYLLLHENRLIGRIPPELGTLPKLGHLDVGNNHLIGTIRELIRIEGCFPSLRNLYLNNNYLTGGIPSQLANLTNLEILYLSHNKMSGVIPFGPAHIPRLTYLYLDHNQFSGRIPDAFYKHPFLKEMYIEGNSFRPGVKPIGDHKVLELSDSEFLF from the exons ATGGCGATTCATCTTCGTTTGATTCGTACCGCGTGGCATGTAGTTATCATTTTACCTTTGTTCCTGAACAGCGTCGCTCACTGCAAAACCCTCAAGCGAGATG TGAAGGCATTGAATGAAATAAAAGCATCACTTGGTTGGAGGGTAGTTTACGCTTGGGTTGGTGATGACCCTTGTGGAGATGGTGATTTGCCTCCATGGTCTGGTGTCACATGTTCTATTGTTAGTGGGAGTGACTACAGAGTTGTTACTGAATT GGAAGTTTATGCTGTTTCCCTGGTTGGTCCATTTCCAATTGCAGTTACGAATCTCGTGGATCTTACCAGGCT GGATCTACATAACAACAAACTGACTGGGTCTATTCCATCACAAATTGGGCGGTTGAAGCATCTCAAGATCCT GAATTTGAGGTGGAATAAATTTCAAGATGCTATTCCTCCTGAAATTGGTGAACTAAAGCAGCTAACGCATCT CTATTTGAGTTTTAATAATTTCAAAGGTGAAATCCCTAAAGAACTTGCAAATCTTCCCGAGCTCCGTTATCTTCTTCTACATGAGAATCGTTTGATTGGAAGAATTCCACCCGAATTGGGAACTTTGCCGAAACTAGGCCACCT GGATGTTGGCAACAACCATTTGATTGGGACCATTAGAGAACTTATTCGTATAGAAGGATGCTTCCCGTCACTTCGTAATCT TTATCTGAATAACAATTACCTTACTGGGGGCATTCCATCACAGCTTGCAAATTTGACGAACTTGGAGATTCT TTACCTATCACATAACAAAATGTCCGGTGTTATTCCATTTGGGCCAGCTCATATTCCTCGTTTGACTTACTT GTACTTGGATCACAATCAATTTTCCGGCAGGATTCCTGATGCCTTCTACAAGCACCCATTTTTAAAGGAGAT GTACATCGAAGGAAATTCATTCCGACCTGGTGTGAAACCTATTGGCGACCACAAAGTCCTGGAACTTTCTGATTCGGAGTTCCTATTCTAG
- the LOC140817529 gene encoding uncharacterized protein: MMEEDQDLRFVCKSCNKRYPCGKSLGGHMRSHVIANSSHFDEKSEVNITELQHIMSESKVAEFGNGQSSYGLRENPRKTWRAVDSTFPLSQERVCKQCGKGFQSMKALCGHMACHSEKDRGLKDDHSWTSENQKIVFDSYSDTEEGHDFRLRTRSSKSKKCNKVDVKSPSFSLANNGSSSVSEIDGKDQEEVAMCLMLLSKDSGNKGGVNSVVESSDNNSVVLETKSSSIDMRFGKKESINDVYVGEETPQLKNIGDRKLKDASLNVEIAKMENSDSGYFLDELAKAESDASVGRGVEEYGVGFGRSVNRIKKFRTELRNGFSKENKHGTYAIASKFARIESRKRKYSDEDPESWNETIRSMKNSHIEGEEFSNSQKRSKYECFNCRKTFKSYQALGGHRPCHKRSNAYYESRYESGENILHDFTDIQTTGNKNLSAKSSSQLKIKPKKNKGHVCPFCDRVFKNGQALGGHKRSHFIVSNDETQNQSRRTKTELHNMLDLNLPAPEEDEDDGRGQFF; this comes from the coding sequence ATGATGGAGGAGGATCAAGATTTGAGGTTTGTTTGTAAGTCGTGCAACAAGAGGTATCCATGTGGGAAGTCACTGGGCGGTCATATGAGGTCTCATGTAATAGCAAATTCGTCTCATTTCGATGAAAAATCTGAGGTTAACATTACGGAGCTGCAGCATATCATGTCAGAATCTAAGGTTGCTGAATTTGGAAATGGGCAGTCTAGTTACGGGTTAAGAGAAAATCCTCGGAAAACTTGGAGGGCCGTGGATTCAACTTTTCCTCTGTCACAAGAGAGAGTTTGCAAGCAATGTGGTAAAGGGTTTCAATCAATGAAAGCATTGTGTGGTCACATGGCTTGCCACTCTGAGAAGGATAGAGGTTTGAAGGATGATCATTCTTGGACTAGTGAGAATCAGAAGATAGTGTTTGATAGTTACTCGGATACCGAAGAAGGCCATGATTTTAGGCTAAGAACTAGATCATCAAAGAGTAAGAAGTGCAACAAGGTTGATGTTAAGTCTCCTTCATTTTCATTAGCTAACAATGGTTCTTCATCTGTCTCTGAGATTGATGGAAAAGATCAAGAGGAAGTAGCTATGTGTTTAATGTTGTTGTCGAAGGATTCTGGCAATAAGGGTGGTGTCAATTCGGTTGTCGAATCTTCTGATAACAATTCTGTTGTTCTTGAGACAAAGTCTTCTTCAATTGACATGAGATTCGGTAAAAAGGAAAGCATAAATGACGTTTACGTTGGTGAGGAGACTCCTCAATTGAAGAATATTGGGGATAGGAAGTTGAAGGATGCTTCTTTGAACGTTGAAATTGCTAAAATGGAGAATTCGGATTCTGGGTATTTCTTGGATGAACTTGCTAAGGCTGAGTCCGATGCATCAGTTGGAAGAGGGGTTGAGGAGTATGGTGTTGGGTTCGGGAGGAGCGTGAATAGAATCAAGAAATTCAGAACAGAACTGAGAAATGGATTCAGCAAGGAAAATAAGCATGGTACTTATGCAATAGCATCAAAATTTGCTAGGATTGAATCAAGAAAGAGAAAGTATAGTGATGAAGATCCGGAATCATGGAATGAAACCATCAGGTCGATGAAAAACAGCCATATAGAGGGTGAAGAGTTCAGTAATTCTCAGAAGAGAAGTAAATATGAATGTTTCAACTGCAGAAAGACCTTCAAGTCATATCAGGCCCTTGGAGGGCACAGACCATGCCACAAGAGGAGCAACGCGTACTACGAATCAAGATATGAAAGTGGTGAAAATATTCTTCATGATTTTACCGACATCCAGACAACTGGTAACAAAAACCTAAGTGCTAAGAGTTCATCTCAGCTAAAGATTAAGCCTAAAAAGAACAAAGGGCATGTTTGCCCTTTCTGCGACAGAGTTTTTAAAAATGGTCAAGCTCTAGGCGGCCACAAGAGGTCACATTTTATTGTCTCCAACGATGAAACTCAGAATCAGAGTCGAAGAACGAAGACCGAGCTTCACAATATGCTCGATCTTAATCTTCCTGCTCCCgaggaagatgaagatgatgGACGAGGCCAGTTCTTTTAA
- the LOC140817383 gene encoding putative pentatricopeptide repeat-containing protein At5g59200, chloroplastic, translated as MIKAFLLKDKNVEASEVYRVILRYGMCPDDYTFPRNCASAHLGCGLNLLNIMCNVYNIEPKSENHGCIVDILCRSGHVEKAYKMVQRVPVSGSATEEAIAWRASLSACCSHRHVDLAKAAAERVVKLERHSGAYVLLSMRTQVEINCIVHEFVAGEGTHPKMDGIYNILEVIKGEFNLLQRNIFEGRFLQIYN; from the exons ATGATTAAAGCGTTTTTGCTCAAAGATAAGAACGTCGAGGCTTCGGAGGTTTATAGAGTCATTTTGAGATATGGGATGTGCCCTGACGATTACACGTTCCCTAGAAATTGTGCTTCTGCTCATTTGGGCT GTGGTCTTAATTTGTTGAATATCATGTGTAATGTGTACAATATTGAGCCCAAGAGTGAGAACCACGGATGTATAGTTGACATTCTATGTCGTTCGGGGCATGTGGAAAAAGCTTATAAAATGGTTCAAAGGGTGCCCGTTTCAGGTTCTGCAACTGAAGAAGCTATAGCTTGGAGGGCATCCCTCAGTGCTTGCTGTAGTCATAGGCATGTCGATTTGGCAAAGGCTGCCGCTGAGAGAGTTGTGAAATTAGAACGCCATAGTGGAGCCTATGTTTTACTGTCAATGCGTACTCAGGTTGAGATTAACTGTATTGTTCATGAATTTGTTGCGGGAGAGGGGACACATCCCAAAATGGATGGGATATACAATATTCTAGAGGTGATTAAAGGGGAATTTAATTTATTGCAGCGGAATATTTTTGAAGGGCGTTTCTTGCAAATATATAATTGA
- the LOC140817205 gene encoding beta-glucosidase 6-like, with amino-acid sequence MWLEKVVSLIFVFIVALEIQECCGQNISRRRFPEGFVFGTASSAYQFEGAVKEDGRGQTIWDTFAHTFGKVLDFSNADVATNQYHLYSGDIQLMKDMGMDAYRFSIAWSRIYPNGTGKINQAGVDHYNNFINALLANGIEPYVTLYHWDLPQSLEDKYAGWLDPQSIKDFTMYAETCFKEFGDRVKNWITFNEPHTFAIQGYDVGLHAPSRCSIILHAFCKAGNSATEPYVVAHNVLLSHASVVHVYKQKYQPHQHGSIGISLDSFWYEPASNSSADIEATQRALDFSLGWFVEPLIFGDYPSSMRTRVASRLPRFTEAESKQLKGSFDFIGINHYTTWYANVNSTNIIGVLLNDSLADSGSSSLPFKNGKPISNRANSIWLYIVPHGIRSLMNYIRQKYGNPLIIITENGMDDANNPFKSIKDALKDEKRIKYHNDYLTNLLAAIKEDGCNIRGYFVWSLLDNWEWGAGFSSRFGLYFVDYDDNLKRYAKDSVKWFKNFLAS; translated from the exons ATGTGGCTCGAAAAAGTTGTTTCTTTAATATTTGTATTTATCGTGGCTCTTGAAATCCAAGAATGCTGTGGCCAGAATATCAGTAGACGAAGATTTCCCGAAGGTTTTGTTTTTGGGACCGCGTCTTCTGCTTATCAG TTTGAAGGAGCTGTGAAAGAGGATGGAAGAGGTCAAACTATATGGGACACATTTGCTCATACTTTTG GAAAAGTTCTTGATTTTAGCAATGCGGATGTTGCCACCAATCAATATCACCTCTATTCT GGAGACATACAACTTATGAAAGATATGGGCATGGATGCCTACAGGTTTTCAATTGCCTGGTCCAGGATTTACCCAA ATGGAACTGGGAAAATCAACCAAGCTGGAGTCGATCATTACAATAATTTCATCAATGCTTTATTAGCCAACG GAATCGAACCATATGTGACACTATACCATTGGGATCTTCCCCAAAGTCTCGAAGACAAATACGCTGGGTGGTTGGATCCTCAAAGCAT AAAAGACTTTACAATGTATGCGGAGACATGTTTCAAGGAGTTTGGTGATAGGGTGAAGAATTGGATCACTTTCAATGAGCCACACACCTTTGCTATACAAGGATACGACGTCGGGCTTCACGCCCCGAGCCGATGTTCCATCATTCTTCATGCCTTTTGCAAGGCTGGGAACTCGGCTACTGAACCTTATGTCGTTGCCCACAATGTGCTTCTTTCGCATGCTTCTGTGGTACATGTTTACAAGCAAAAATATCAG CCACATCAACATGGTTCAATCGGAATAAGCCTGGATTCCTTTTGGTACGAGCCGGCATCGAACTCTTCTGCCGACATCGAAGCAACACAAAGGGCCTTAGATTTCAGCTTGGGTTG gtTTGTCGAGCCTCTCATATTTGGTGACTACCCAAGCTCGATGAGAACAAGAGTGGCCAGCCGGTTGCCAAGATTCACCGAGGCCGAGTCCAAACAACTGAAGGGTTCCTTTGATTTCATAGGCATAAATCACTACACCACATGGTACGCAAACGTTAACAGTACAAACATCATCGGTGTCTTGCTCAACGACTCCCTCGCAGATTCCGGCTCCTCTTCTTTAC CATTTAAAAACGGGAAGCCTATATCTAACAGG GCAAATTCCATTTGGTTGTATATCGTGCCTCATGGGATCAGAAGTTTGATGAACTACATCAGGCAGAAATACGGGAACCCTCTGATAATAATCACTGAAAATG GCATGGATGATGCAAACAACCCATTTAAGTCCATTAAGGATGCTCTCAAAGACGAGAAGCGGATTAAGTACCATAACGACTATCTAACAAACTTGCTAGCCGCAATCAA GGAAGATGGTTGCAATATTAGAGGGTATTTCGTATGGTCCTTGCTTGATAATTGGGAATGGGGAGCTGGATTTAGTTCAAGATTTGGTCTGTACTTTGTGGATTACGATGACAACTTGAAGAGATACGCAAAGGATTCGGTGAAATGGTTCAAGAATTTCTTGGCTTCTTAG
- the LOC140816539 gene encoding putative SNAP25 homologous protein SNAP30 gives MFGFRKSPANNKPPTHTPVDPTNPFDSDTESDKKNTITPSRRTSSEPILGTLDDDDDFFGRRTPSASKQKDFDKMSVQELEGYAVNQAEETTNSVNNCLKIAEDMRHDATRTLDMLNQQGEQIHRTHMMAADMDRDLSRGEKLLNNLGGMFSKPWKPKKTRAITGPLTSRDDNDTGKRSTPEQREKLGLDQAPKKRGSRTPPPEPTNALQKVELEKEKQDDALSDLSNILGELKGMAVDMGTELNRQNKALDHLGQDVDELNSRVKGANQRTRRLIGK, from the exons ATGTTTGGCTTCAGAAAATCGCCGGCCAACAACAAACCCCCAACGCATACACCAGTAGATCCTACCAATCCTTTTGATTCGGATACCGAATCAGATAAGAAAAACACTATTACACCATCTAGAAGAACATCTTCCGAGCCCATACTTGGGACactggatgatgatgatgatttttTCGGGAGGCGGACGCCTTCTGCAAGTAAGCAAAAGGACTTTGATAAAATGTCGGTTCAAGAATTGGAGGGTTACGCTGTGAACCAGGCTGAGGAGACCACAAACTCGGTGAACAATTGCTTAAAGATTGCAGAGGATATGAGACATGATGCTACTAGGACACTAGACATGCTGAACCAGCAGGGCGAGCAAATTCACAGGACACACATGATGGCTGCGGATATGGACCGAGATTTGAGCCGG GGAGAGAAATTGTTGAATAATCTTGGTGGCATGTTTTCGAAGCCATGGAAGCCGAAGAAGACAAGGGCGATCACTGGTCCTTTAACTTCAAGAG ATGATAATGATACAGGAAAAAGAAGTACCCCAGAGCAAAGAGAAAAGTTGGGCTTAGATCAGGCACCCAAAAAACGTGGTTCGCGTACACCTCCTCCGGAGCCAACTAATGCCCTGCAGAAAGTCGAG TTGGAGAAAGAAAAACAGGATGATGCACTTTCAGACCTTAGCAATATATTGGGTGAACTAAAAGGCATGGCCGTCGACATGGGAACCGAACTGAACAGACAAAACAAGGCTCTGGATCACCTTGGACAAGATGTTGATGAACTCAATTCTAGAGTGAAAGGTGCCAATCAACGCACACGACGTTTGATTGGCAAGTGA